The Shewanella sp. MTB7 genome includes a window with the following:
- the prpB gene encoding methylisocitrate lyase, translated as MSAGKKFRQALVDNKPLQIVGTINAYTAMMAKQIGHQAIYLSGGGVANASYGLPDLGMTSLNDVIVDVQRITSACDLPLLVDIDTGWGGAFNIAKTIRDMEKAGAAAVHMEDQVAQKRCGHRPNKEIVSTEEMVDRIKAAVDARTDPDFFIMARTDSFAQEGLEAAIERAKAYVAAGADGIFAEAVKTEAHYRAFSAALDVPILANITEFGQTELWNKQQLGEWGADMVLYPLSAFRAMNKAAEMVYSSILENGDQKAVVDSMQTRMDLYNYLGYHDYEEKLDSLFAEGKNK; from the coding sequence ATGAGTGCAGGGAAAAAGTTCCGTCAAGCATTAGTAGATAATAAGCCACTGCAAATAGTCGGTACTATTAATGCCTATACGGCCATGATGGCCAAACAGATCGGTCATCAGGCCATCTACCTATCTGGTGGCGGCGTTGCGAATGCATCTTACGGATTGCCAGATCTTGGCATGACATCACTCAATGATGTGATTGTTGATGTTCAGCGCATTACCTCTGCATGTGACCTACCATTACTTGTTGATATTGATACAGGTTGGGGCGGAGCTTTTAATATTGCCAAGACCATTCGTGATATGGAGAAAGCTGGCGCTGCTGCGGTTCATATGGAAGATCAAGTTGCTCAAAAGCGCTGTGGTCACCGTCCTAATAAAGAGATCGTGTCTACGGAAGAGATGGTTGACCGCATTAAGGCGGCGGTTGATGCTCGCACCGATCCAGATTTTTTCATCATGGCCCGCACAGATTCATTTGCACAAGAAGGACTTGAAGCCGCGATTGAGCGTGCTAAAGCCTATGTCGCTGCTGGCGCTGATGGGATCTTTGCTGAAGCAGTCAAAACTGAAGCACATTATCGCGCTTTTTCAGCAGCCTTAGATGTGCCGATTTTGGCAAATATTACAGAGTTTGGTCAAACAGAACTTTGGAACAAGCAGCAGCTTGGAGAGTGGGGCGCTGACATGGTGCTTTATCCTTTAAGTGCATTTCGTGCCATGAACAAGGCTGCCGAGATGGTGTATTCATCAATACTCGAAAATGGCGATCAAAAAGCGGTAGTCGATTCAATGCAGACGCGTATGGATCTGTATAACTATCTTGGATATCACGACTACGAAGAGAAGTTAGACAGTTTGTTTGCTGAAGGTAAAAACAAGTAA
- a CDS encoding MATE family efflux transporter — MNHVGFQAKRLVQLALPVLIAQVTQTMMGFIDTVMAGRVSAVDMAAVAIGTSLWLPALLFVQGLLMAFTPMFAHYHGANDQKAIQPLAFQAGYIAIVGSVGVVVFLSFAEQIFSMMTLDPEMARLSIGYLEGFAWGVPAFILYQVLRGCSEGISYTLPTMVIGFVGLAVNIPANYVFIYGHLGMPAMGGAGCGLATALVFWAMLIAMIIYMQFHQKFKELAPFKAFHKPHLSTMWDMTKHGLPIAMALFFEVSLFAVIALLLAPLGAIVVAGHQIALNFSSIVFMLPLSIGIAVSIRVGYYLGQDKPEVSALITKLGLTIAFGLAVITAIFTVVFRYQIAHLYNSNPEVVTLAASLMFLAALYQLSDSVQVVAAGALRGYKDTRSAFYITLVSYWAVGMVLGYTLARTDLIVPAMGAHGFWIGLIAGLTSAALLFALRLRYIQKRSFTNEVLLNASNH, encoded by the coding sequence ATGAATCATGTCGGCTTTCAGGCCAAACGCTTAGTACAGCTTGCTCTACCTGTACTTATTGCTCAAGTAACCCAAACTATGATGGGGTTTATCGATACCGTTATGGCTGGTCGTGTCAGTGCAGTCGATATGGCCGCCGTAGCCATAGGTACCAGTTTATGGTTGCCTGCATTGTTGTTTGTTCAGGGGCTATTAATGGCCTTTACCCCTATGTTTGCGCATTATCATGGCGCAAATGATCAAAAGGCGATCCAACCTCTCGCTTTTCAAGCTGGTTATATTGCCATAGTTGGTAGTGTCGGTGTTGTGGTATTCCTCAGTTTTGCGGAACAAATTTTCTCTATGATGACGTTAGACCCAGAAATGGCCAGATTGAGCATAGGTTATCTTGAGGGCTTTGCATGGGGCGTACCTGCGTTTATCTTATATCAGGTTCTGCGTGGATGCAGTGAGGGAATATCCTATACCTTACCAACTATGGTTATCGGCTTTGTTGGCTTAGCGGTTAATATTCCGGCTAACTATGTTTTTATCTATGGTCATTTAGGTATGCCCGCCATGGGAGGTGCAGGTTGTGGCCTTGCGACAGCTCTGGTTTTCTGGGCTATGCTTATCGCGATGATTATCTATATGCAGTTTCATCAAAAATTTAAGGAGCTTGCACCATTTAAGGCTTTTCATAAACCACATCTATCTACCATGTGGGATATGACTAAGCATGGTTTACCCATTGCTATGGCTCTGTTTTTTGAGGTGAGCTTGTTTGCAGTGATTGCACTACTACTTGCCCCACTGGGTGCTATTGTTGTCGCCGGTCATCAGATCGCCCTTAATTTTTCATCCATTGTATTTATGTTACCGTTGTCAATCGGCATTGCGGTTTCTATACGTGTTGGATATTACTTGGGACAAGATAAACCTGAGGTATCAGCTCTGATCACTAAACTTGGGCTAACCATTGCATTTGGTCTTGCAGTGATCACCGCGATATTCACTGTTGTATTTAGGTATCAGATCGCGCACTTATATAATAGTAATCCTGAAGTTGTCACGTTAGCGGCGAGTTTAATGTTCCTTGCGGCACTGTATCAACTATCAGATTCGGTTCAAGTCGTGGCAGCTGGAGCGCTAAGAGGGTACAAAGATACAAGAAGTGCCTTTTATATCACCTTGGTTTCTTATTGGGCGGTGGGCATGGTACTAGGTTATACATTAGCAAGAACGGATTTGATTGTTCCTGCTATGGGTGCACATGGTTTTTGGATAGGCTTAATCGCAGGGCTTACAAGTGCAGCATTACTGTTTGCATTAAGGTTAAGGTATATACAGAAAAGAAGTTTTACAAACGAAGTTTTATTGAATGCATCAAACCACTAG
- the acnD gene encoding Fe/S-dependent 2-methylisocitrate dehydratase AcnD has translation MNTTYRKSLPGTELDYFDTRAAVDTITPGAYDKLPYTCRVYAENLVRRCAPDKLTACLEQIIMRKRDLDFPWYPARVVCHDILGQTALVDLAGLRDAIADKGGDPSKVNPVVPTQLIVDHSLAVEHAGFEKDAFDKNRAIEDRRNEDRFHFINWTKTAFKNIDVIQPGNGIMHQINLEKMSPVIQSLDGVAFPDTLVGTDSHTPHVDALGVIAIGVGGLEAESVMLGRPSYMRLPDIVGVELVGKRQPGIMATDIVLAITEFLRNEKVVSTYLEFYGEGAANLTLGDRATISNMTPEFGATAAMFYIDEKTIDYLKLTGRDESQIKLVEIYAKQSGLWADSLKNAEYERVLSFDLSSVGRNIAGPSNPHRRVSTSDLAVKGISGDYGSEQETEAGLMPDGACIIAAITSCTNTSNPRNVIAAGLLARNANAKGLTRKPWVKTSLAPGSKTVQLYLEDAQLLSELEQLGFGIVGFACTTCNGMSGALDPVIQQEVIDRDLYTTAVLSGNRNFDGRIHPYAKQAFLASPPLVVAYAIAGTIRFDIEKDSLGTDNQGNEITLKDIWPSDEEIDAVVAASVKPEQFRKVYEPMFDIKVEYGTDVDPQYQWRPQSTYIRRPPYWEGALAGERTMKGMRPLAVLGDNITTDHLSPSNAIMLDSAAGAYLDKMGLPEVDFNSYATHRGDHLTAQRATFANPKLFNEMVTHLGKGGLSEVKQGSLARIEPEGQISRMWEAIETYMERKQPLIIIAGADYGQGSSRDWAAKGVRLAGVEVIVAEGFERIHRTNLVGMGVLPLEFTNGENRHTYQIDGTETYDVIGERIPGAILSVIITRKSGEQIEVAVKCRLDTAEEASIYEAGGILQRFAQDFLESSSAA, from the coding sequence ATGAATACCACCTACCGTAAATCTTTACCGGGTACTGAACTCGACTATTTCGATACTCGTGCAGCTGTTGATACTATTACGCCGGGTGCCTATGACAAGCTACCTTATACTTGCCGTGTATATGCTGAAAACTTAGTACGCCGTTGTGCGCCAGATAAACTCACCGCTTGTCTTGAACAGATCATCATGCGCAAACGTGATTTGGACTTTCCTTGGTATCCAGCCCGCGTGGTGTGTCATGACATTTTGGGACAAACCGCTTTAGTTGATCTTGCTGGTCTTCGGGATGCCATAGCTGACAAAGGTGGTGACCCATCGAAAGTGAACCCTGTGGTGCCGACGCAGTTGATTGTCGATCACTCTCTTGCCGTTGAGCATGCAGGTTTTGAAAAAGATGCATTTGATAAAAACCGCGCGATTGAAGATAGACGTAACGAAGACAGATTTCATTTTATCAACTGGACTAAAACAGCATTCAAAAATATCGACGTGATCCAGCCGGGTAATGGCATTATGCATCAGATTAACCTTGAGAAGATGTCGCCAGTGATTCAATCCTTGGATGGTGTCGCTTTTCCAGATACTTTAGTGGGGACAGACAGTCATACACCTCATGTGGATGCACTGGGCGTGATCGCGATTGGTGTAGGTGGTCTTGAAGCTGAAAGTGTCATGCTAGGTCGGCCTTCTTATATGCGTCTTCCTGATATTGTAGGCGTCGAACTAGTGGGTAAACGTCAACCGGGTATCATGGCGACAGATATTGTATTGGCGATTACTGAATTTTTACGTAATGAAAAAGTCGTGTCGACCTATTTAGAGTTTTATGGTGAAGGCGCAGCTAATCTTACCTTGGGCGATCGTGCAACGATCTCGAATATGACACCTGAATTTGGCGCAACAGCGGCTATGTTCTATATAGATGAGAAAACCATTGATTACCTTAAGTTAACGGGTCGAGATGAAAGTCAGATTAAGCTAGTTGAAATCTATGCGAAGCAAAGCGGTTTATGGGCTGATAGCCTTAAAAATGCAGAATATGAGCGTGTACTGAGTTTTGATTTATCATCGGTTGGTCGTAACATCGCAGGGCCTTCTAATCCGCACCGCCGTGTATCGACCAGTGATCTCGCTGTAAAGGGCATTAGTGGTGATTATGGCAGTGAACAAGAGACTGAAGCAGGGTTAATGCCTGATGGCGCCTGCATCATTGCTGCTATTACCAGTTGTACTAACACCTCAAACCCACGCAATGTGATTGCGGCAGGTTTACTTGCCCGTAATGCTAACGCAAAAGGGTTAACGCGTAAGCCTTGGGTTAAAACCTCTTTGGCGCCAGGCTCAAAAACGGTGCAGTTGTATCTTGAAGATGCACAATTACTGTCAGAACTAGAGCAACTTGGGTTTGGTATCGTTGGCTTTGCTTGCACGACTTGTAACGGGATGAGTGGGGCATTAGATCCAGTTATTCAGCAGGAAGTGATCGATCGCGACCTTTATACAACAGCGGTACTTTCAGGTAATCGCAACTTCGATGGTCGTATTCACCCTTATGCCAAGCAGGCCTTCTTAGCTTCACCGCCTCTGGTTGTTGCTTATGCCATTGCGGGAACTATTCGTTTCGATATTGAGAAAGATAGCTTAGGAACAGACAACCAAGGTAATGAGATCACCCTCAAAGATATCTGGCCATCAGATGAAGAGATAGATGCAGTGGTTGCAGCGAGTGTAAAGCCGGAGCAGTTTCGTAAAGTCTATGAGCCTATGTTTGATATTAAAGTCGAATACGGCACAGATGTGGATCCACAGTATCAATGGCGTCCACAGAGCACTTACATTCGTCGTCCTCCTTATTGGGAAGGTGCTTTAGCAGGTGAGCGCACCATGAAAGGGATGCGTCCACTGGCAGTACTTGGCGATAACATTACGACCGATCACCTTTCTCCTTCAAATGCAATTATGCTCGACAGTGCGGCTGGGGCATATCTGGATAAAATGGGATTGCCTGAGGTGGACTTTAACTCGTATGCCACTCATCGTGGCGATCATTTAACGGCTCAACGAGCAACGTTCGCTAACCCTAAGCTGTTTAATGAGATGGTGACTCACCTTGGTAAAGGCGGGTTGTCTGAAGTTAAGCAAGGATCGCTGGCCCGTATTGAGCCTGAAGGTCAAATTTCACGCATGTGGGAAGCGATTGAGACCTATATGGAGCGTAAGCAACCCCTTATCATTATCGCGGGCGCTGATTATGGTCAAGGTTCAAGTCGAGACTGGGCTGCAAAAGGTGTCCGTTTAGCTGGAGTTGAAGTGATTGTTGCTGAAGGTTTTGAGCGTATTCACCGTACCAATCTAGTAGGAATGGGTGTACTGCCGCTAGAGTTCACTAATGGTGAAAACCGCCATACCTATCAAATCGACGGTACTGAAACTTATGATGTCATAGGCGAGCGTATACCAGGTGCTATTTTGAGCGTGATTATCACTCGTAAGAGTGGCGAGCAAATCGAAGTCGCGGTGAAGTGTCGATTAGATACGGCTGAAGAGGCATCGATTTATGAGGCGGGCGGAATATTGCAACGTTTTGCTCAAGACTTCCTTGAGTCATCTTCTGCGGCTTAA
- a CDS encoding riboflavin synthase subunit alpha, which produces MFTGIVQATCEVVAINKKDGLNTLEIAMEPSLREGLITGASVANNGVCLTVTRIDDNRVFFDVMEETLTVTNLSKLQLGSKINIERSLTFGSEIGGHILSGHIHTQAKIVNISNTSTHYNIQLEVEPRWMNYILYKGFVGVNGCSLTVGAVTENSFMLHLIPETLKLTNLDIVKIGEQVNIEIDSQTQAIVDTVERILAKKAFIKA; this is translated from the coding sequence ATGTTTACAGGTATAGTTCAAGCCACGTGCGAAGTGGTTGCGATAAATAAGAAAGATGGCTTAAATACGCTAGAAATCGCTATGGAACCCAGTTTACGTGAAGGGCTCATAACAGGCGCAAGTGTTGCGAACAACGGAGTCTGTTTAACGGTTACACGAATTGACGATAATAGGGTGTTTTTCGATGTAATGGAAGAGACTTTGACCGTGACTAACCTCTCAAAATTACAACTTGGTTCTAAGATCAATATCGAGCGGTCTCTCACATTTGGTAGCGAAATCGGTGGGCATATCCTATCTGGCCATATTCATACTCAGGCCAAGATAGTCAATATAAGTAATACCAGTACCCATTACAATATTCAATTAGAAGTGGAACCTAGATGGATGAACTATATCCTCTATAAAGGTTTTGTAGGGGTAAATGGTTGCAGTTTAACAGTGGGCGCAGTGACAGAAAATAGCTTCATGCTACACCTGATCCCTGAGACGTTAAAATTAACCAATCTGGATATCGTCAAAATAGGTGAGCAAGTCAATATTGAAATCGACAGCCAAACACAAGCCATTGTCGACACCGTTGAGCGCATACTAGCAAAAAAGGCATTCATTAAGGCTTGA
- the prpF gene encoding 2-methylaconitate cis-trans isomerase PrpF, which yields MGQEPKALPVFSLQIKIPATYMRGGTSKGVFFNLEDLPAQAQIAGDERDELLLRVIGSPDPYGKQTDGMGGATSSTSKTVIIAKSAQADHDVDYLFGQVAIDKPFVDWSGNCGNLSAAVGSFAISSGLVNPERIPDNGIAVVRIWQANINKTIIAHVPVTNGEVQETGGFELDGVTFPAAEVLVEFMDPADGEGAMFPTGNLVDDLIVPTEVVAAGVLKATMINAGIPTIFINASDLGYTGAELQQAINGDPKALAMFEVIRAHGAVKMGLISHIDEAAGRQHTPKVAIVAEPMDYTSSSGKVILSTDIDLNVRALSMGKLHHAMMGTAAVAIGTAAAIPGTLVNLAAGGVDRESAASGNVVFGHPSGTLKVGAEAKFENGQWQVTKAAMSRSARVLMEGWVRVPGDTFK from the coding sequence ATGGGACAAGAACCTAAAGCTCTGCCAGTTTTTTCTCTTCAGATAAAAATACCTGCGACGTATATGCGTGGTGGTACCAGTAAAGGAGTGTTTTTCAATCTCGAGGACCTACCGGCACAAGCACAAATCGCGGGTGATGAACGCGATGAATTGTTGCTTAGGGTGATTGGCAGTCCTGATCCCTATGGAAAGCAAACAGATGGCATGGGAGGCGCGACCTCAAGTACCAGTAAAACAGTAATTATCGCTAAAAGTGCTCAAGCAGATCACGATGTTGATTATCTGTTTGGCCAAGTGGCAATCGATAAACCTTTTGTTGATTGGAGTGGCAATTGCGGTAATTTATCTGCCGCGGTTGGTTCGTTTGCAATCAGTAGTGGCTTAGTTAATCCTGAGCGCATACCTGATAATGGCATCGCGGTCGTACGAATTTGGCAAGCTAATATTAACAAAACCATTATCGCGCACGTGCCTGTGACTAACGGTGAAGTGCAGGAGACGGGGGGTTTTGAACTCGACGGTGTGACTTTTCCTGCTGCTGAAGTCTTGGTTGAATTTATGGACCCGGCTGATGGAGAGGGGGCGATGTTCCCCACTGGGAACTTAGTCGATGACTTAATTGTGCCTACTGAAGTTGTTGCAGCTGGAGTATTAAAAGCCACGATGATCAACGCAGGGATCCCGACGATCTTTATTAATGCTAGCGATCTAGGCTATACAGGAGCTGAGCTTCAGCAAGCTATAAACGGCGATCCAAAGGCATTGGCGATGTTTGAGGTTATTCGTGCTCATGGTGCGGTTAAGATGGGACTCATTAGTCATATCGATGAAGCTGCTGGGAGACAACATACCCCCAAAGTGGCTATTGTTGCTGAACCTATGGATTACACCTCATCAAGTGGAAAGGTTATTTTAAGCACGGATATAGATTTGAATGTGCGCGCACTCTCAATGGGTAAACTTCATCATGCCATGATGGGCACCGCTGCGGTAGCTATTGGGACTGCAGCAGCCATACCTGGCACTTTAGTTAATCTTGCTGCTGGTGGTGTGGACAGAGAATCTGCAGCAAGTGGTAATGTCGTATTTGGTCATCCTTCGGGGACATTGAAGGTGGGTGCTGAAGCAAAGTTTGAAAATGGGCAATGGCAGGTAACTAAAGCCGCAATGAGCCGAAGTGCACGAGTATTGATGGAAGGCTGGGTGAGAGTGCCTGGAGATACGTTCAAATAA
- the prpC gene encoding bifunctional 2-methylcitrate synthase/citrate synthase — protein sequence MVDKKLSGAGLRGQSAGDTSLCTVGKSGSGLTYCGYDVADLADNTTFEEVAYLLFNGELPNSTQLDAYKTELMAQRDLPQALKEVLQRIPADAHPMDVMRTGCSFLGNLEPEVDFSEQTQAANRLLSAFPAIMCYWYKFSHEGVEIDCVTNEGSLAGHFLHLLNGKAPSEQHRRVMDVSLILYAEHEFNASTFTARVCASTLSDMYSCITGAIGTLRGPLHGGANEAAMAMIQQFSSPADAKIQMAGMLERKEKIMGFGHAIYRTSDPRNVIIKAWSEKLAHENGDMSLYDISVACEEFMWDTKKLFCNADFFHASAYHFMGIPTKLFTPIFVCSRLTGWAAHVMEQRSNNRIIRPSADYTGAEPRSVKPISER from the coding sequence ATGGTAGACAAGAAACTAAGTGGTGCAGGTCTTCGTGGTCAAAGTGCTGGAGATACATCGCTATGTACTGTGGGCAAGTCTGGATCTGGATTAACCTATTGCGGTTATGACGTGGCAGATTTAGCTGATAACACTACGTTTGAAGAGGTGGCATATCTGCTATTCAACGGTGAGTTACCTAATAGCACACAACTTGATGCTTATAAAACTGAACTCATGGCCCAACGTGATCTTCCTCAAGCATTGAAAGAGGTGCTACAACGCATACCTGCTGATGCTCATCCGATGGATGTGATGCGAACCGGTTGCTCTTTTTTAGGAAATTTAGAGCCTGAAGTCGATTTTAGTGAACAAACTCAAGCTGCTAATCGTTTGCTTTCTGCTTTCCCTGCCATTATGTGTTACTGGTATAAATTCTCCCATGAAGGTGTAGAGATAGATTGTGTTACCAATGAGGGCTCACTTGCAGGTCATTTCTTGCATCTACTGAACGGTAAAGCGCCGTCGGAGCAACATAGACGCGTGATGGATGTGTCATTAATTTTGTATGCTGAGCATGAGTTTAATGCCTCTACTTTTACTGCACGTGTTTGTGCATCGACACTATCGGATATGTATTCTTGTATTACTGGTGCTATTGGTACTTTGCGTGGACCACTGCATGGCGGTGCTAACGAAGCTGCTATGGCTATGATTCAACAATTCTCATCACCTGCGGACGCGAAAATCCAAATGGCAGGCATGCTTGAACGTAAAGAGAAGATCATGGGATTCGGTCATGCGATTTACCGTACATCAGATCCTCGTAACGTCATTATTAAAGCTTGGTCAGAAAAGCTAGCCCATGAAAATGGTGACATGTCTTTGTACGACATATCCGTGGCTTGTGAAGAGTTTATGTGGGACACCAAGAAACTGTTCTGTAATGCTGATTTTTTCCATGCATCGGCTTACCATTTTATGGGTATTCCCACTAAATTGTTTACGCCTATTTTTGTCTGTTCACGACTAACAGGTTGGGCTGCTCATGTGATGGAGCAGCGCTCCAATAACCGTATCATTCGTCCAAGTGCTGATTATACGGGAGCAGAGCCTAGAAGTGTTAAGCCTATTAGTGAAAGATAG